CTGGCTCGTTATGGCTTTGGCGACCCGCATCCTTTTGGCACGGATCGCATGGCCTGTTTTCAGCGGGCGTTTGAGAAACGGAATCTGGCACGGCACTGGACGGTTATGGCTCCGGTAACCGGCAGCCCCGAAGCCCTGACCCTGTTCCACAGCCGGGACTACCTGGATTTGTTGCAACAGAAATCCCGTACCGGTGAAGGCTTTCTCGATGAAGGGGATACTCCAGCTTTCAAGGGTGTACTGGAAGCTTCCCTTTCCGTGGCGGGCTCGGTTCTGGAATGGGATGTTGCAGACCCTGTCCGATTGAGTTGCGGATGAAATCATTCCCGCCACATCGTTGCGCCACCACTTTCCGATCGCAACGATCCTGATTGGTGGGGGCTTCTCTTGCGCCAGTACAAAATACGGTTGTTGGCAGGCATGGCTATATCTTCGATCAGAGTCATGCCCGCCTGTTGCGCCAGTTTGTTCAGGGCCTCGAAGTCTCTCACGCCACTGTGGGGGTCCCGAGCCCGGAGCCAGGCATCAAACTGGCGGTTGCTATCACTGCTGTACTGACCGTTGTAGTTGAACGGGCCATAAAGGAAGAACCTTCCCTGCTCCGGCAGCAGCCTGCCAACACCGGCAAACAGGGCCTGCACCTGAGGCCAGTGCATGATATGCACGGTATTGGCGGAGAATACCGCTTCAGCCTGCACCCCGGGCCAAGGAGTCTGCTCCACATCCAGCAACAGGGGTTGCCCCAGATTGGGAAGCCGGGCTTCTTGCAGCCACATGCGTATGCCCGGAAGATTCTCCTCGCGGTCACTGCACTGCCAATGCAGCTGGGGCATGGCGGCGGCAAAATACACCCCATGCTGACCGGTGCCACTGCCAATCTCCAGGACACGCTGACAGCCTTCCAAACGCGGCTTCAGGACTTCCAGTATGGGTGCGCGGTTCTGCTCACAGGATTCGGCATAGGGTTTCATGAGTTGTCCTTCCGATAGGCAGAGCGCCTGCTTAGGGATTCCATGTAGGCGGCCACGCTGCGTTGTTCCAGGCGCGCAAAACGCCGGATGGGCTGGCGAAAGCCTTCCGGAGCAACCCAGTGGGCCGAGGTGGTGCGCACGGGCTCAAAGCCTCTGGGGATCTTGTGCTCGCCCTGGGCGCCGGGTTCAAAAACCTGCAGGCCTTTTTCGATGCAGTATTCGATACCCTGGTAATAGCAGGCTTCGAAGTGCAGGCTGTCAATTTCCACGGAACACCCCCAGTGACGTCCATACAACCGGGTGTCGCTGGCATACATGAGGGCGCCCGCAATACATTCACCCTCCCAATTCGCCAGTATCAGCAACACCTGATCCGGCAGTGCCCTGGCCACCGCCTGGAAGAAGCCTTCGTTGAAAGTGGCCATGCCCCATTTCTCCTGGAACAGGCGATTATAGAAAACGCTGAAATGCCGCCAGTCCTGTTCTGTGGCCGTATGGCCGTTCAGGCGCCGCAGGCTGACACCCGCTTCCTTCACCTTGCGTCTTTCCCGGCGGATGTTCTTGCGCTTCCTCGCGGACAAACGGGAAAGAAAATCCTCGAAATCCAGGTAACCCGGGTTATGCCAGTGAAACTGGCAATCGTGGCGGGTGATGGTCTCCTGCTCCGAGAGAAAATCCCTTTCCACTTCTTCAGGAAACAGCCAATGCACACCACTGGCCTCCAGCTCCCGTGCCAGGGAAAGGGCACTGGCGTACAAAACGGGAAACAGCTCCTGCTCCCGGCCCCGCTCTACCAGCATGCGTGAGCCTGTGGCAGGCGTATAGGGAATGGCGCAAACCAGCTTGGGAAAATAATCCCGGCCCACCCGCCGCCAGGCTTCTTCCCAGGCATGATCAAAAACAAACTCACCATAGGAGTTGAGTTTGCGGTACAAAGGCATGGCGGCCACCAGATGGTCTTCCTCATAGACCGCCAGGTGGACGGGAATCCAGCCAAAGTGTTCACCCACACAGGCATGGCCTTCCATGGCGGCCAGAAATTCGTGGCGCAGAAAAGGCTGGCCATCAGTGACCAGGGCATTCCATGCTTCGGCTGGAATATCGTTCAGGCTTTGGCAAATGCGAACCTTGAGTTCAGGTTCAGTCATGGCCCGCAGCAGCTGCAATGGCCTGTGCCAGGGATTGCGCCAACTGCGCCAGGGCTTTGCTCTGGGCAAGCACGACAGAGGCATGGCTGACATCAGCGCTCGGCACTTCATAATGGCTGCGATGCACTTCCAGAAGCTTTCCGTGCTGCTGATCGAACAGCTGCCACTGGGCATCCAGGATCACGGTGTTGTCCGCGTCCACGTCCAGGCGGTTGATATCCAGAATCACCTGGTAATCCAGGTCAACACCTGAACTCCAGGGGTAGGCCAATACCCCGTCCACGCCCAGCAGGCGGGAAACGTCTTCTGCCAGCACCTGGGTGGCATTCTTTCCCAGGCTGCCCGCCCAGCGATGGAATTCATCCAGCTCCAGGCTGACATCCCCGGAACGGCTCACCAGCTGGTTCCGGTCCAGATAGTCGGCCAGGTTCAAAGGCCCCACGCCAATGAGCATGTCCGGTATGGTCTTGCCCCCGGGTTGCGACAGGGGCGTAAGCACGTAGAAATTCGCAGGCGGCGACTGGGTGGCGCAAGCGGCCAGAAGAAACGGCATCCACAGCAGGGAAAGTATCAGCTTTTTCATGGGCAGATCATAGCTCATTCAGGTTGCAGCTTCACTTCCAGAGGCATGCGGACATCCAGGTGCACATCCTGTTGCGGGAAGGGAATCTCCATGCCCGCTTCGCGGAATTTGGCATCGATGGCGTGGTGCAGCTCGCTAAGGGTAGTAATACGGTAGTCCACATTGTCGATGACGCAGCGTAGCTCCAGCATAAGGGCGCTATCGCCAAAGCTTTCAAAATACACGAAGGGCCGGGGCTCCTGCTGCACCCGGGCATGCTCCTGGGCAGCCTCGGCCATGAGCTTCGACGCCAGCTTTACATCGGCGCCATAGGGAATGCCCACCACCAGTTTGAGACGGGTGGTGGAATCGGACAAGGACCAGTTCAGCAGCCGACCGGTGATGAACTCCTTGTTCGGCACCAGCAGTTCCTTGCGATCCCGGGTGAGGATAGTGGTGGCACGTATCTGGATGCGCGTGACCGTACCGTCGGTATCTCCCACGGTCACATAGTCCCCAACCCGTATCGGCCGCTCGAACAGAATGATCAGGCCGCTGATAAAGTTGGCCACGATCTCCTGCAGCCCAAAACCGATGCCCACACTCAGGGCCGCCACCAGCCACTGTATCTGCGCCCAGTCCCCGCCCATGGCCTGAAACACCAGCACCAGACCTACCGCCACGATGACATAGCCACTGAGCGTACGTGCCGCATAGCGGCTGCCCGCAGAAATATTGAAATACTGCAGCAGAATGATTTCAAGCAGGGAGGGAAGATTGCGCGCCGCCACCAGGGTGGCGACTGCAATGGCGATCACCAGCATGACATCGCCCATGGTGACGGGCACCTTGGTCACCACTCCATCCACGGTGACGGAACGCTGCCAAAGGGGGACCGTATCCAGTATACCCAGGGCCGGCATGACCTGGGACCAGATCAGCCAGATGCCCACGGCGCCGGCAATGAGCATGGAGGCATTGAGCAGCTTGCGGCTTTCCTTGCTCAAGGCCACCAGATCCACCTTGGGTTCCGGGACATCCCCATCCATGCTTTCGGGGCTTTCTTCACCGGCTTCTTTCCGCTCTTTCATGGCCTGGCGCCGTTCCAGGGCTGCCTGGTAGGCAATGCGCCGACGGCTCAGGAGCAGCCAGTGCTCCATCAGCTGCTGCACCAGAATCAATCCCGCCAGCAGCCACAGGGTATTTATCAGGTAGTGCAACAAGGTTCCCGCTGTGTACACATACCCCAGGAAAGACAACAGCATCAGTCCCAGAGGCACACTCAGCAACAGGGAAAACCAGAGCCAGCGGAAACGGTACAGGAACCCCCGGGAATTGCGCTCCAGGAAACCCGCCACGGTGCCCCGGTGAGGCTGGAAAACCATATAGATAAAAACGCTAACGAATAAGACCGCTGCGGCAAACATCAGCTTGAGTGTCACTCCCGCCAGTCCTTCCTCGGCCAGATTCACTATCAGGATAATCAACACATTGGTTGGCACAAAAGTGACCAGGAGCCAGTTCACTGCCCGGCGAAGCTGGCTTACGCTGCTCCGGCGCCAGTGGAAATGCTGATCCAACAATCCTTGAGGCCGGATCATGGCTCGCATCACCAATAAAGAATAAAGAGGCAGGGTTATATTCCGCAACGCTCTTACCAGAGCATCCGCATATTCGGGAACATCAGTGGAAACCAGTGTCAGCTGCCAAGTGAGAAACACCAGCAGAAGAATGGAAGATACGGGCAGCAGAAAACTGATGAGCATGGCTTTGAGGGTGGCGGTGAAGCTTCCCGAAGCCGGCTTTCCCGAACGGGGCCCGGCCATCACCAGGGCTTTCTTCAGCCAGCGCCGCCCTGCCACATGCACGATCACCAGAAGCAGCAGCAACAGCGCAGGCACCGGCTCTATCAGCTGCCGGGCCAGAGCCTTCCACATATGTATCCATGCCTGCACATCCATGAGTTCATTCAATTCAGCCGGTATTTTCTTCAAATCACCAAGACTGATCACCGGGGTATTGCGTACCCACAACAGATGACCGGCAAGAAAATCATCATAGTCACGCAGCCTGGTCAATGCCCGGCGCAACAACACACCATGTTCACTAAGCACCCTCAGATAGGCTTCGTCCGTAGCAATAATCCGCTGCAACAGGGCTTTCTTGCGCTCCATGAGTTCCTGGAAAGGCTTTTCCAGAGCCTTTTTTTCCTGATCACTGATGCCGGGATCGAGTTGCTCCAAGGAAGGCGGCTGGTTTTCCAGTTTGCGCAGTTTTTCCTTGTGGCGTATGAGGCGCAGACCGGTTTCCGTAATCTCCTTTCTGATCCGCGCTTCCTTCTTTTTGTAGCTGCGGGGATCGGGCAGGCTCTTGCGCCGCTCCAGCAGCACCTGACCCAAGGCTTCGCGCAGACCGGCAATCTCCACCTTGCGTTTGGTACTGAGATATTCAGCTTCCATCTGCTTGATCTTTTCCTGCAGACCATTGTCTTTCTTGCTGGCCTCCTCCAGGGTCTGAGTCATTTCCTTGAGTTCTTCCGCAAGTATGGCGTTATCCCGGGCCAGGGACTTGAGAGCAGGATATTCCTGCGCCACTTTCAGCTCCGCCGCATCTTCACTCCGGCTGACCTGTTCGGCCTCCTTCTTTCGTTGTTGATTGATAAAGTCTTTCAAGGCATCAATCTTCCGGAACAAGCCATCGGCCTCTGCACGGGCCAGATCAAGTTTGGCATGCAGCAACTTGAGCCGGGCAGGCTGGGAAAGTATCTCCTGCTCCAGCATGTCCGCCTTGGCTTTCAGGGCTTGCATGGTGGCCTTGTCGCGCCACCACTGAGCCTGTGCCTCGGCATTCGGTTTGGCTTCCTTTGGAAAACCCTGTTTCAGCTCATCCAGTTGCCGCGTGATGTCCGCCAGTTCCCTGCGGGCCATATCCGGCCGGCCGGTTTCATCAGCGACCGCCTGGGAAAGAGTCTCCACCCGGGTTTCCTTGGCCGTATAGGCCGCTTTTTCTGTCTCCAGAAGCTGCTCCAGCTCCTGGAGAGATTTCTTCTTGAACCCGGACACGTCCAGCACTTTTTCCTTCTGAGCCTTGAGCTGCTCCTGCAAGGCATCGGATTGTCGGGGGGCCTCTGTTCGGGAGGCCAGGTACTCCTGCGCCTTGTCCCGATACTTGTTATAGCGCGCCAGCCAGTCTTGTGCTTCCTTATAAATGGCGAGAATCTTTTTGCGTTTCTCATCAGTAAGATCGCTACTGGATTCCACATCAGCCATCGCCGTATCCAGTTGCTCCCTGCTCACGGTCAGAGGGCTATTGGAGATGGTTTTTGCCGAAACCATGGTGGCCATGGCGGCCAACAGCAGATACTGGATAAATCGCATAAAATTCAGGGGCATGTCATCGTCCGGGGAAACTAGCTGACTCAAGGTTACCATAGCCCGACCTTGAAAAAGACAGCAGTTTCATTGATCCAAGTCGTTTTTCATCCAGTAATTTTACTGGCATAGTTGAAGTTCAGTTTCTACAGCTACACACATCAGAGGGGCAACCATGACCAAGCATATCGGCATACTCACTGCAGGGGGGGACAGCCCGGGACTCAATGCGGCAATTCGTGGCGTGGGGAAGGCTGCCCAGGGCCACTACGGCATGCAGATGATCGGTTTTCTTGATGGTTTCCGGGGTCTGGTGGACAACCGGTTCCGGCGCATGGACGGTGACATACTCTCAGGCATTCTTACCCGTGGCGGCACCATTCTGGGTACCGGCAGGGACAAACCCCACCGCATGCTGTTTGGCGGAAAAACCCAGGATATGACGGATGTCATCGTGGAAAA
This sequence is a window from Thiolapillus brandeum. Protein-coding genes within it:
- a CDS encoding arginase family protein; the protein is MNRSCVYLGPELARYGFGDPHPFGTDRMACFQRAFEKRNLARHWTVMAPVTGSPEALTLFHSRDYLDLLQQKSRTGEGFLDEGDTPAFKGVLEASLSVAGSVLEWDVADPVRLSCG
- a CDS encoding DUF938 domain-containing protein codes for the protein MKPYAESCEQNRAPILEVLKPRLEGCQRVLEIGSGTGQHGVYFAAAMPQLHWQCSDREENLPGIRMWLQEARLPNLGQPLLLDVEQTPWPGVQAEAVFSANTVHIMHWPQVQALFAGVGRLLPEQGRFFLYGPFNYNGQYSSDSNRQFDAWLRARDPHSGVRDFEALNKLAQQAGMTLIEDIAMPANNRILYWRKRSPHQSGSLRSESGGATMWRE
- a CDS encoding GNAT family N-acetyltransferase — protein: MTEPELKVRICQSLNDIPAEAWNALVTDGQPFLRHEFLAAMEGHACVGEHFGWIPVHLAVYEEDHLVAAMPLYRKLNSYGEFVFDHAWEEAWRRVGRDYFPKLVCAIPYTPATGSRMLVERGREQELFPVLYASALSLARELEASGVHWLFPEEVERDFLSEQETITRHDCQFHWHNPGYLDFEDFLSRLSARKRKNIRRERRKVKEAGVSLRRLNGHTATEQDWRHFSVFYNRLFQEKWGMATFNEGFFQAVARALPDQVLLILANWEGECIAGALMYASDTRLYGRHWGCSVEIDSLHFEACYYQGIEYCIEKGLQVFEPGAQGEHKIPRGFEPVRTTSAHWVAPEGFRQPIRRFARLEQRSVAAYMESLSRRSAYRKDNS
- a CDS encoding PqiC family protein, which codes for MSYDLPMKKLILSLLWMPFLLAACATQSPPANFYVLTPLSQPGGKTIPDMLIGVGPLNLADYLDRNQLVSRSGDVSLELDEFHRWAGSLGKNATQVLAEDVSRLLGVDGVLAYPWSSGVDLDYQVILDINRLDVDADNTVILDAQWQLFDQQHGKLLEVHRSHYEVPSADVSHASVVLAQSKALAQLAQSLAQAIAAAAGHD
- a CDS encoding mechanosensitive ion channel domain-containing protein, producing the protein MPLNFMRFIQYLLLAAMATMVSAKTISNSPLTVSREQLDTAMADVESSSDLTDEKRKKILAIYKEAQDWLARYNKYRDKAQEYLASRTEAPRQSDALQEQLKAQKEKVLDVSGFKKKSLQELEQLLETEKAAYTAKETRVETLSQAVADETGRPDMARRELADITRQLDELKQGFPKEAKPNAEAQAQWWRDKATMQALKAKADMLEQEILSQPARLKLLHAKLDLARAEADGLFRKIDALKDFINQQRKKEAEQVSRSEDAAELKVAQEYPALKSLARDNAILAEELKEMTQTLEEASKKDNGLQEKIKQMEAEYLSTKRKVEIAGLREALGQVLLERRKSLPDPRSYKKKEARIRKEITETGLRLIRHKEKLRKLENQPPSLEQLDPGISDQEKKALEKPFQELMERKKALLQRIIATDEAYLRVLSEHGVLLRRALTRLRDYDDFLAGHLLWVRNTPVISLGDLKKIPAELNELMDVQAWIHMWKALARQLIEPVPALLLLLLVIVHVAGRRWLKKALVMAGPRSGKPASGSFTATLKAMLISFLLPVSSILLLVFLTWQLTLVSTDVPEYADALVRALRNITLPLYSLLVMRAMIRPQGLLDQHFHWRRSSVSQLRRAVNWLLVTFVPTNVLIILIVNLAEEGLAGVTLKLMFAAAVLFVSVFIYMVFQPHRGTVAGFLERNSRGFLYRFRWLWFSLLLSVPLGLMLLSFLGYVYTAGTLLHYLINTLWLLAGLILVQQLMEHWLLLSRRRIAYQAALERRQAMKERKEAGEESPESMDGDVPEPKVDLVALSKESRKLLNASMLIAGAVGIWLIWSQVMPALGILDTVPLWQRSVTVDGVVTKVPVTMGDVMLVIAIAVATLVAARNLPSLLEIILLQYFNISAGSRYAARTLSGYVIVAVGLVLVFQAMGGDWAQIQWLVAALSVGIGFGLQEIVANFISGLIILFERPIRVGDYVTVGDTDGTVTRIQIRATTILTRDRKELLVPNKEFITGRLLNWSLSDSTTRLKLVVGIPYGADVKLASKLMAEAAQEHARVQQEPRPFVYFESFGDSALMLELRCVIDNVDYRITTLSELHHAIDAKFREAGMEIPFPQQDVHLDVRMPLEVKLQPE